One window of Medicago truncatula cultivar Jemalong A17 chromosome 2, MtrunA17r5.0-ANR, whole genome shotgun sequence genomic DNA carries:
- the LOC120575792 gene encoding uncharacterized protein, which yields MVNHEVMILGSSSMTKLRACEGKRNDDELDNEDMYEEDDDYIASEEEDGDDSYFDDSGVDECVDLSMPNHWILLQLQRIFKKSTMKILMIYILPESEDEELGKNYLIFKMGDGNAHVKLEKGLKFNNKKQAKDAIEKYALETRKNLCLKKNKKEYLVVKCMPDYPFHLRISKRSANDFWQYTPAFSLMKVKALKRLAAEQWSVKLSHDQVYRSKLRALEIIQGAGRDQFLYLRSYAEELRRSNPNSTVIIKCDMADVGPIFQRIYVCPEACKAAFAYTCRPLIGLYACFLKGEHGGQLMAVVGKDANNQMFPIAYAVVEAETKDSWEWFLNLLLEDLQTIQHKQYAFISDKQKGLVPAIQNLGSHVEHRLCVKHLYANFKKRYPGLDLKEVFWMAGRATTVPVWERAMNQMKLINDKAWEYMNKNWAPAMWTRSHFKMDTQSDLQVNNICEAFNRPIL from the exons GGCTTGTGAAGGTAAACGGAATGATGATGAGTTGGACAATGAAGACAtgtatgaagaagatgatgattatattgcaAGTGAAGAGGAAGACGGCGATGATAGTTACTTTGATGATAGTGGAGTGGATGAGTGTGTTGATTTGAGT ATGCCAAATCATTGGATACTCCTACAACTGCAGCGGATTTTCAAGAAGAGCACTATGAAGATTCTGATGATTTACATACTCCCAGAGAGTGAAGATGAAGAGCTTGGTAAAAACTATCTAATTTTTAAGATGGGTGATGGGAATGCCCATGTTAAGCTTGAAAAGGGTTTGAAGTTCAACAATAAAAAGCAAGCAAAGGATGCAATTGAAAAGTATGCATTGGAGACTAGGAAAAATCTGTGcctcaagaaaaataaaaaagaatacttGGTTGTAAAATGTATGCCTGATTACCCTTTTCATTTGAGGATTAGTAAGAGGAGTGCAAATGATTTTTGGCAG TACACTCCGGCATTCTCCTTAATGAAAGTGAAAGCGTTGAAGAGGTTGGCTGCTGAGCAATGGAGTGTGAAGTTGTCACATGATCAAGTATATAGATCCAAGTTAAGGGCACTAGAAATCATTCAAGGAGCTGGTCGTGATCAATTCTTATATCTCAGGAGCTATGCGGAGGAGTTGAGAAGGTCCAATCCCAATAGTACTGTTATTATTAAGTGTGATATGGCTGATGTGGGTCCTATTTTCCAGAGAATTTATGTATGTCCAGAGGCATGTAAGGCAGCCTTTGCATACACATGTAGGCCTCTCATTGGGTTATATGCTTGCTTTTTGAAAGGAGAACATGGAGGACAATTGATGGCAGTTGTTGGTAAAGACGCAAACAACCAAATGTTTCCCATTGCTTATGCCGTTGTAGAAGCAGAAACAAAAGATTCATGGGAGTGGTTTCTGAATCTATTACTTGAAGATCTACAAACTATACAACACAAGCAATATGCATTCATCTCAGATAAGCAGAAG GGTTTGGTTCCGGCAATTCAAAACCTTGGTAGTCATGTAGAGCATAGGCTATGTGTGAAGCACCTTTATGctaattttaagaaaagatatCCTGGATTGGATTTAAAGGAAGTGTTTTGGATGGCAGGAAGGGCTACAACTGTTCCAGTATGGGAGAGAGCAatgaatcaaatgaaattaattaacgACAAAGCTTGGGAATACATGAATAAGAATTGGGCACCTGCAATGTGGACTAGATCTCATTTTAAGATGGATACACAATCAGACTTACAAGTTAACAACATTTGTGAGGCATTTAACCGGCCAATATTGTAG
- the LOC112419232 gene encoding uncharacterized protein, which produces MSTFGFRKSTFMATYSHIILPTNGPQLWPISTTEPINPPAERRTIGRPKKNRNKANDEPKNPHILPRDLPTVKCTKCRKMGHNRRTCGGNRVLPKGGNKKQKKGKKSDTQGANGASGFGAQGGDGAATLLTRGSQHPPPTQDSRG; this is translated from the exons ATGAGCACATTTGGTTTCAGGAAGAGTACTTTCATGGCTACTTATTCTCACATTATTTTGCCAACAAATGGTCCCCAACTATGGCCTATATCAACAACAGAGCCAATCAACCCACCAGCTGAGAGAAGAACTATAGGTCGCcccaaaaagaatagaaacaaggCTAATGATGAGCCAAAAAATCCACATATATTACCTAGAGATTTACCAACAGTGAAATGTACAAAATGTAGAAAGATGGGTCATAATAGGAGGACATGTGGAGGAAATCGAGTGCTCCCAAAAGGTGGAAATAAG AAACAAAAGAAGGGAAAAAAGTCTGATACACAAGGAGCAAATGGTGCCAGTGGTTTTGGTGCACAAGGAGGTGATGGGGCTGCCACTCTTTTGACTCGAGGGTCACAACATCCTCCTCCAACCCAAGATTCCAGAGGATAA
- the LOC25487369 gene encoding lanC-like protein GCR2, with amino-acid sequence MSDRFFPNNLPPFTAGAETTLEDEEEEATSSQTPTQHSLTSLLSLPYQTLTSKLQATALHFKQSVVSETWGSGVNRVKDYTLYTGVLGTAYLVFKSYQVSKNVDDLNLCLKIVKACDSASANSSRVTFICGRAGVCALGAVIAKHAGDERLLDYYLRQFKEIELPCDLPYELLYGRTGYLWACSFLNKHVGKDTIPTTYMRPIVDEVITTGRKLAHKGRCPLMYEWHGKKYWGAAHGLAGIMNVLMDMELKPDEVEDIKGTLRYMIKNRFSSGNYPSSEGSESDRLVHWCHGAPGVTLTLVKAAEVFGDREFLQAAEDAGEVVWKRGLLKRVGICHGISGNTYVFLSLYRLTGNKEYLYRAKGFSCFLLDRAQELIGQGKMHGGDRPYSLFEGLGGMTYTFVDMIDPQVARFPGYEL; translated from the exons ATGTCTGATCGCTTTTTTCCGAACAACTTGCCACCATTCACGGCAGGGGCAGAGACAAcacttgaagatgaagaagaagaagcaaccTCTTCCCAAacaccaacacaacactctctcaCCTCACTCCTTTCTCTACCTTATCAAACACTCACCTCCAAACTACAAGCTACAGCACTTCACTTCAAACAATCG gtggtGAGTGAGACATGGGGTTCTGGTGTGAACCGTGTGAAGGACTATACTCTTTACACGGGAGTTCTTGGAACGGCATACTTGGTGTTTAAGTCCTACCAAGTAAGCAAGAATGTGGATGATCTTAATTTATGCTTGAAGATTGTAAAGGCTTGTGATTCTGCTTCAGCAAATTCAAG CCGTGTGACGTTCATCTGTGGCCGTGCCGGTGTTTGTGCTCTTGGTGCTGTTATAGCTAAGCATGCTGGTGATGAGAGATTACTTGACTATTACCTTAGACAATTCAAAGAG ATTGAGCTACCCTGTGATTTGCCCTATGAGTTATTGTATGGCAGAACAGGTTACTTATGGGCTTGTTCATTCTTAAACAAGCATGTCGGTAAAGACACAATACCTACTACCTACATG AGACCAATTGTGGATGAAGTTATAACAACTGGTAGAAAATTGGCTCACAAGGGAAGATGTCCTTTGATGTATGAATGGCATGGGAAGAAATACTGGGGTGCTGCTCATGGACTTGCAGGAATTATGAACGTTTTGATGGACATGGAACTTAAGCCAGATGAGGTGGAAGATATCAAGGGTACGCTACGCTACATGATTAAAAACCGTTTCTCGAGTGGCAATTATCCCTCTAGTGAAGGAAGTGAATCTGACCGTCTTGTGCATTGGTGTCACGGTGCTCCTGGAGTAACTCTTACGCTTGTAAAAGCAGCCGAG GTTTTTGGGGATAGAGAATTTTTGCAAGCAGCGGAAGATGCAGGAGAAGTAGTGTGGAAGAGGGGTCTTCTTAAGCGAGTTGGAATTTGCCATGGCATCAGTGGGAACACCTATGTCTTTCTTTCTCTGTACAGATTGACAGGAAACAAGGAGTACTTGTACAGGGCTAAAGGATTTTCTTGCTTTCTACTTGATAGAGCGCAAGAATTGATCGGCCAAGGAAAGATGCATGGAGGAGATCGTCCTTATTCCTTATTCGAAGGTCTTGGAGGAATGACATATACCTTTGTAGACATGATTGATCCACAGGTGGCAAGGTTCCCTGGCTATGAACTTTGA
- the LOC25487370 gene encoding protochlorophyllide reductase, chloroplastic — protein MALQATSCLPASFSITKEGKIGASLKDSTFFGVSLSDSLKGDFSSSALRCKRELRQKVGAVRAETAATATPAVTKSSPDGKKTLRKGSVVITGASSGLGLATAKALAETGKWHVIMACRDFLKASRAAKSAGMAKENYTIMHLDLSSLDSVRQFVDNFRRSEMPLDVLVNNAAIYLPTAKEPTFTAEGFELSVGTNHLGHFLLSRLLLEDLGKSDYPSKRLIIVGSITGNTNTLAGNVPPKANLGDLRGLAGGLNGLNSSAMIDGGDFDGAKAYKDSKVCNMLTMQEFHRRYHEETGITFASLYPGCIATTGLFREHIPLFRTLFPPFQKYITKGYVSEDEAGKRLAQVVSDPSLTKSGVYWSWNKASASFENQLSQEASDVEKARKVWEVSEKLVGLA, from the exons ATGGCTCTTCAAGCTACTTCTTGCCTTCCTGCTTCTTTCTCCATTACAAAAGAg gGAAAGATTGGTGCATCTCTCAAGGATTCAACATTTTTTGGTGTTTCATTGTCTGATTCTTTGAAAGGTGATTTCAGCTCTTCTGCATTGAGGTGCAAG AGGGAATTGCGACAAAAAGTCGGTGCTGTGAGGGCAGAGACAGCAGCTACAGCCACTCCAGCGGTTACCAAATCTTCACCTGATGGCAAGAAAACATTGAGGAAAGGAAGTGTTGTGATCACTGGTGCTTCATCTGGATTAGGCCTAGCCACTGCTAAGGCTTTGGCTGAGACAGGAAAATGGCATGTAATTATGGCTTGCAGGGATTTCCTCAAAGCTTCAAGAGCTGCAAAATCTGCTGGCATGGCTAAGGAAAACTACACAATCATGCACTTAGACCTTTCCTCTCTCGACAGCGTTCGCCAATTCGTCGATAACTTCAGGCGATCTGAAATGCCGTTGGATGTGCTTGTTAACAATGCTGCTATTTACTTGCCAACTGCTAAGGAACCTACATTCACTGCTGAAGGATTTGAGCTTAGTGTTGGGACAAACCATCTTGGACACTTTCTTCTTTCgcgccttttgcttgaggacctGGGCAAATCTGACTACCCTTCAAAGCGCTTGATCATTGTCGGCTCAATCACAG GTAACACAAACACATTGGCTGGAAATGTACCGCCAAAGGCTAACCTTGGTGACTTGAGGGGACTTGCCGGTGGTTTGAATGGGCTTAACAGTTCCGCCATGATAGATGGTGGAGATTTTGATGGTGCCAAGGCATACAAGGACAGCAAAGTGTGTAACATGCTCACAATGCAAGAGTTCCATAGACGATACCATGAGGAAACTGGAATCACATTTGCTTCCCTTTACCCTGGTTGCATTGCCACAACAGGCTTGTTTAGGGAGCACATTCCCTTGTTCAGAACTCTATTCCCTCCATTCCAGAAGTACATCACCAAAGGCTACGTCTCAGAAGATGAAGCAGGAAAGAGACTTGCTCAG GTTGTGAGTGATCCAAGCCTAACAAAATCTGGTGTTTACTGGAGCTGGAACAAAGCTTCTGCTTCATTTGAAAACCAGCTATCCCAGGAGGCAAGTGATGTAGAGAAGGCTCGCAAGGTGTGGGAAGTTAGTGAGAAACTTGTTGGTTTGGCCTAA
- the LOC25487371 gene encoding WD repeat-containing protein 44 codes for MNKPILISQEDQLLQQQHQHQHQHQQLDQQDFFYESNDRLLSLSSSCSCSNSNSDQEDEDQENNNNNCNYNFALNSYDIWISQPSSVSERRTRLLQTIGLSSDFALSRGNPIPPYNAIFRSKSDGHNNNSNNSCFISSTVNVNTSVPGNSGGSPAKPPSGKNSSRRSHSGVDFLPGNSSTLPDTGEISGEAVLSKEIECDEIEKGEEQACTIRDLDNGKEFVVKEVREDGMWNKVKEVGTGRQLTMEEFEMTVGQSPIVQELMRRQNHEETGDVAGGGVGNGSNGNGGCSKGKKKGGSWLKSIKSVASSMAGHKERRSSDERDTSSEKGGRRSSSATDDSQDGSFHGPERVRVRQYGKSCKELTALYKSQEIQAHNGSIWSIKFSLDGKYLASAGEDCVIHVWQVVESERKGELLLMEKQEDVNVNMLFLVNGSPEPATLSPLADNLLERKRKGRSSVSRKSMSLDQFVVPEHVFALTEKPVCSFKGHLDDVLDLSWSKSQHLLSSSMDKTVRLWHLSSKSCLKIFSHSDYVTCIHFNPVDDRYFISGSLDAKVRIWSIPDRQVVDWIDLHEMVTAACYTPDGQGALVGSYKGSCHLYNTSENKLQQKSQINLQNKKKKSNHKKITGFQFAPGSSSEVLITSADSRIRVVDSIDLVHKFKGFRNASSQISASLTANGKYIVAASEDSHVYIWKNEADCRPNRSKGVTVTQSYEHFHCKDVSVAIPWPGMGDAWDMHDTFSGAQPELDSNNDEIASANHPPTPVEENFGVEGSRSASGYNSPHHATIASATNSYFFDRISATWPEEKLLLAARNQSPRVSMDFSNGVSQKMSAWGMVIVTAGLRGEIRTFQNFGLPLRI; via the exons ATGAACAAACCCATTCTCATTTCTCAAGAAGACCAACTCctccaacaacaacaccaacaccaacaccaacaccaacaaCTAGACCAACAAGATTTCTTTTACGAATCAAACGACCGTTTACTCTCTCTTTCCTCTTCCTGCTCTTGTTCTAACTCCAACTCTGACCAAGAAGACGAAGAccaagaaaacaacaacaataattgtaattacaattttgcccttaaCAGTTACGACATATGGATCTCTCAACCTTCTTCCGTTTCAGAACGTCGTACTCGTCTTCTTCAAACTATTGGTCTCTCTTCCGATTTTGCCCTTTCACGTGGTAACCCAATCCCACCTTACAATGCCATATTCCGATCCAAATCTGACGGTCATAACAACAATTCTAATAACTCCTGTTTTATCTCTTCTACTGTAAATGTAAATACTTCTGTTCCCGGTAATTCTGGCGGATCCCCAGCTAAACCTCCATCTGGAAAGAATTCTTCTAGAAGAAGTCATTCCGGTGTTGATTTCTTGCCGGGGAATTCTTCTACTTTGCCGGACACGGGTGAAATTTCTGGTGAAGCTGTGCTTTCTAAAGAGATAGAAtgtgatgaaattgaaaaagggGAAGAACAAGCTTGTACTATCAGAGATCTTGATAATGGAAAAGAGTTTGTTGTGAAAGAAGTTAGAGAAGATGGAATGTGGAATAAAGTGAAGGAGGTTGGTACTGGGAGACAGTTGACTATGGAGGAATTTGAGATGACGGTTGGTCAATCTCCGATTGTGCAGGAGCTTATGCGCCGGCAGAATCACGAGGAGACTGGTGATGTAGCCGGTGGTGGTGTTGGAAATGGGAGTAATGGTAATGGAGGTTGTTCTAAGGGGAAGAAGAAAGGAGGGAGTTGGTTGAAGAGCATCAAGAGTGTTGCTAGTTCAATGGCGGGTCATAAGGAGAGGAGGAGTAGTGATGAGAGAGATACTTCGTCGGAGAAAGGCGGGAGGAGGTCGAGCTCGGCTACGGATGATAGTCAAGATGGTTCATTTCATGGACCTGAGAGGGTGAGAGTGAGACAATATGGGAAATCATGTAAAGAGTTAACTGCATTGTATAAGAGTCAAGAAATTCAAGCTCATAATGGATCAATTTGGAGTATTAAGTTTAGTTTAGATGGGAAATATCTTGCTAGTGCCGGTGAGGATTGTGTGATTCATGTTTGGCAGGTTGTGGAGTCTGAGAGGAAAGGGGAGTTGTTGCTTATGGAGAAACAGGAGgatgttaatgttaatatgttatttcTTGTTAATGGGTCGCCGGAACCCGCGACCTTGTCTCCTTTGGCGGATAATCTTCTGGAGAGGAAGAGAAAGGGGAGGTCGTCCGTTAGTAGGAAGTCGATGAGTTTGGACCAGTTTGTGGTCCCTGAACATGTGTTTGCACTCACTGAAAAACCCGTTTGCTCCTTTAAAGGTCATTTGGATGATGTGCTTGACCTCTCTTGGTCCAAGTCTCAG CACTTGCTCTCATCTTCAATGGACAAAACAGTGCGGCTGTGGCATTTGTCTAGCAAGTCTTGTTTGAAGATTTTTTCACACAGTGACTATG TAACTTGCATCCACTTTAATCCTGTCGATGATAGATACTTCATTAGTGGATCTTTGGATGCTAAGGTTCGCATATGGAGCATTCCGGATCGACAAGTTGTTGATTGGATTGATCTTCATGAGATGGTCACTGCTGCTTGTTATACACCTGATGGTCAG GGTGCACTAGTTGGTTCATACAAGGGTAGCTGTCATTTATATAATACATCTG AAAATAAGTTGCAACAGAAAAGTCAGATCAATCTGcagaacaagaaaaagaaatcaaatcacAAGAAAATTACTGGTTTCCAG TTTGCCCCAGGAAGTTCATCAGAAGTACTTATCACATCTGCTGACTCTCGAATACGGGTTGTTGATAGTATTGATCTGGTTCATAAGTTTAAAG GCTTTCGAAATGCAAGTAGCCAGATTTCAGCCTCCCTCACAGCAAATGGTAAATATATTGTTGCTGCAAGTGAGGATTCCCATGTATACATCTGGAAAAATGAAGCCGATTGCAGGCCCAACAGAAGTAAAGGTGTCACCGTGACACAGTCGTATGAACATTTTCACTGTAAAGATGTGTCAGTGGCCATTCCCTGGCCTGGTATGGGTGATGCATGGGACATGCATGATACATTTTCTGGAGCGCAACCTGAGCTTGATAGCAACAATGACGAAATCGCATCAGCCAATCATCCTCCTACACCTGTAGAGGAAAACTTCGGTGTCGAGGGTTCACGGTCTGCTTCAGGTTACAATAGTCCACATCACGCAACCATTGCGAGTGCGACAAACAGTTACTTTTTTGATAGAATTTCTGCAACATGGCCAGAAGAAAAACTTCTTCTAGCTGCAAGAAATCAAAGCCCTCGTGTCAGTATGGATTTCTCAAATGGGGTAAGTCAAAAAATGTCAGCCTGGGGTATGGTGATTGTTACTGCCGGTCTTCGAGGTGAGATTAGAACTTTCCAAAATTTTGGATTGCCACTTCGAATATAA